In Methanoregula sp., the sequence TACAGGAAGTTTCATATTGCGATTTACGAAAACATGAACTATTGACAAAGGAAGATATATTAGAAAAAAGCAAAGATAAAGAAAATGGATTTAAATATATAGCTAAATTATGTGATTTAAAATGCCGAGAATTACGAAAGGTGCACATTAAACTACGAAAAGACCCTACTGTTTCTCAAGAAATAAAAGAGATAGTGGGAATTAGTTTGTCTGACATTATTCCTGATAAAATTATGGAAGAATTAGGAATTTAATTATTTCAATTCACCAACCCCGCAATTTCCTCCAAACTCCAAACATGATCTGAAATCCCTGCTTCCATGGCCGGGGTTACTCTAAGGCTTTTATGGATTCTCCCGAAATTGTAGAACATGAAATGCAGGGATACTGCATGAGCCAGATTCTCCACCTTTTTTGAAAAGGCATTGGTGAGTCGGGTAAATCTTCTCATGCTCATCCTCATGGTGAGGTTCTGGCGCTCTGCGTAGCTGGTGGAGATATGCTTGCGGTCAGGATTGCCGGAGATGATTTCTTTCTTACTTCCGGTAAACTTGGCTGGACTATACCGCTTCTCGACCTTTTGTTCCGTACTCTCCCCATATATTTTAACCAACATAGCGTAATCAATATCTGCACCAAAAGCGCTTTCAACCGCCGTTAGATAAGCCCTATGACCATCTGTGGTAAGCTGAACCCTATGGCTAAACCTTGTGGCTACATCTTCCATAAACACAGAGGCGGTTTCTGCGTCTCGATTACCTACAAGGAAGGCGGGGACAAGTTTACTATCGGCGCAAATGGCCGTCCAGGTCCACACATCGCCGTAGCCAAGTTGACCTTTCTTGTCGGCGGGTACATTTTTCTCTTTAGAATAGCAGAATGACCAAATTTCATCGCATTGAAGGCGGGTACACTTGAGGTCTCGCAATGCCTGGTTCTGGTATTCGGCGCAAGCCTTGCCAACATCTACCAGAAGCTTAACGACCGTATTAATGGCCGTATCGGTAATGCGGGCCGTAGCCCTCAGGCTGTTACCCTCTACCAAGCAACCGATGATTTGTGCCCGTTTTTGTATACTCAATCTGTTCATAATGACTATTATGCTTGAGCGCAAAGGGTATGTCAAGAAAATAATGATTGTTTTGAAAAAAAATGTTTATTAGATATTTCTATATGTTACAAGTATATTACCTTTTAATGTGGCTATGTTTTTACATTGACTAACGATCAGTTTGCGAAATTGCGCAATTTTTATTGACAGAAATGGGGGGTCTATGATAAAGGTTTCCTTGGGGGGATGCGAAGATGATCATTGATGATTTTAATACTCCAGGGCAATTCATTGAAGCCCTGATAGAAGAGCGCGGATGGACGCAGCGATTATTAGCTGCCATGTTGGGGGTAAGTGGAACTATTTTAAATCGGCTCATTACAAACAAACTCTCTGTTACTGCTGAAATGGCCATAGCACTAGGGGAGATATTTGAATTTGAGCCAGTGGCGCTTTTGAATCTCCAAAATAAATATAACCTTGCCAAAGCTCGCATATCAATACGCCCTGACCCCGATAGGGCTACACGCGCCGCTCTTTTTGGCGGATTACCTGTGGCGGAAATGATTAAAAGAGGATGGATTAATGCTGCTGATGTACGTGATTTCCCAAAGGTTGAAAAAGCGCTAGCAATATTTTTTGGTGTAGAATCAATTAATGAAATTGAAATCCTCCCCCATGCCAATAAGAAGACCGATACATTCACACCAGCTACTCCTGTACAATTAGCGTGGATTTACCGTGTAAAACAAATCGCCAGCGAGATGCTTGCGGCTCGCTATTCACCAGCCGCAGGGCGTAATTCTGTCAACCGCCTAAACGAGTTGCTTTCAGCACAGGAAGAAGTTAGGAAGGTGCCTCGTATTCTTACTGAAAGCGGTATTAGATTTGTTGTTGTCGAATCTTTATCATCCGCTAAGATAGATGGTGTTTGTTTCTGGTTAAACGATCAGTCGCCAGTAATAGGCATGTCCTTACGCTATGATCGAATTGATAATTTTTGGTTTGTTCTTCGCCATGAACTTGAGCACGTTTTGCAACGCCATGGGCAAAATAACATCTATATGTTGGATGCAGAATTAGAGGGTGAAAATGCCGGAACAGGCGACAACATCGCACAGGAAGA encodes:
- a CDS encoding HigA family addiction module antitoxin produces the protein MIIDDFNTPGQFIEALIEERGWTQRLLAAMLGVSGTILNRLITNKLSVTAEMAIALGEIFEFEPVALLNLQNKYNLAKARISIRPDPDRATRAALFGGLPVAEMIKRGWINAADVRDFPKVEKALAIFFGVESINEIEILPHANKKTDTFTPATPVQLAWIYRVKQIASEMLAARYSPAAGRNSVNRLNELLSAQEEVRKVPRILTESGIRFVVVESLSSAKIDGVCFWLNDQSPVIGMSLRYDRIDNFWFVLRHELEHVLQRHGQNNIYMLDAELEGENAGTGDNIAQEERIANEAAAEFCVPQEKIDSFIARKAPFFRERDIIGISRILQIHPGLIAGQLQYRTGRYDLFRKFLVKIRSHVSPGAMTDGWGDVYPVGL
- a CDS encoding IS1 family transposase; its protein translation is MNRLSIQKRAQIIGCLVEGNSLRATARITDTAINTVVKLLVDVGKACAEYQNQALRDLKCTRLQCDEIWSFCYSKEKNVPADKKGQLGYGDVWTWTAICADSKLVPAFLVGNRDAETASVFMEDVATRFSHRVQLTTDGHRAYLTAVESAFGADIDYAMLVKIYGESTEQKVEKRYSPAKFTGSKKEIISGNPDRKHISTSYAERQNLTMRMSMRRFTRLTNAFSKKVENLAHAVSLHFMFYNFGRIHKSLRVTPAMEAGISDHVWSLEEIAGLVN